Proteins encoded by one window of Octopus bimaculoides isolate UCB-OBI-ISO-001 chromosome 4, ASM119413v2, whole genome shotgun sequence:
- the LOC106869042 gene encoding uncharacterized protein LOC106869042: MKRLLFALVSLTILNSTQSNKIDFYPAMRDEMANLYKKTHPWSYIPWNIIDLPFLYKEPPQKTLPDFSNDEIYFDVGLGKRGLPFSLDIAKRREKPLLTKGLLIKKLELLAQRAHHLELPEDNDKRRQSLAHS, encoded by the exons atgaagCGTTTACTATTTGCCTTGGTCTCACTAACCATTCTCAATTCTACCCAAAGTAATAAAA TAGACTTCTATCCAGCAATGAGAGATGAAATGGCTAATCTTTACAAGAAAACCCACCCTTGGTCATACATCCCGTGGAACATCATCGATTTACCTTTTCTCTACAAGGAACCGCCGCAGAAAACGTTACCTGATTTttcaaatgatgaaatatatttcgaTGTTGGTCTCGGCAAAAGAGGTTTACCTTTCTCTCTTGACATTGCAAAGAGACGTGAAAAACCGCTTTTGACTAAAGGATTGCTTATAAAGAAACTAGAATTGCTTGCACAAAGAGCTCACCACCTCGAACTTCCTGAAGATAATGATAAGAGAAGACAAAGTCTTGCACATTCATAG